The DNA region TGGTGCGGCGGGGTGCCGGGGCGGTCGTCGAGCACGGCCTCGACCACCGCGGTGCCGTCGGTCACGGTCACGGAGACGTCGGAGAGCCACCCGTGGTGGTCGAGCACGATGCTGCGGGTACCGGTGAACCGGAAGCCGAGGGCGAACTCCCCCGCGGTCATCTCGGCCGTCACACCCTGGTCGAGGGCGACCCGGTACCGGTGCGGACCGTCGAGTTCGTCGTCGTGGTCGAAGCCGAGCGCGCGGGCGGCCCGGTCGACGTCGGGGGTGTCGAGCGGTGACGGCATGACCTGGAACACGCCGCGGTCGCCCATCCACGGCGACGGGATGTGACTCGTCGCGAACGCCTGGATCGCCGGTCGGACCCGTCCGTCGACGTCGGTGCGCGCGTGCTCCTGGTAGGCGTACGGCCAGCGGTTGCTCGACGCGTCGGTCATCGGCAGGCCGAAGACACCGCCGTGCGGGATGCCGACGAGCGGCGCGTTGTTGCCGCGGGAGAACCGTGACGAAGCCTGCGTGCCGCGGGTCGTGCGGACGTGGTCGAGCGGCGTGACCGGTGCCGGGCGTGCCGGGGCGATCCGGACGTCGTCGAGCCAGCCGCGCAGGGCTGGACGCTCCCCGTCGGCGTCCGACGGCTGCGTGTCGGAGCCGATCCGGGCCTCCAGTCGGTCGACGACCAGCCCCGCGAACGGCGTGAGGTCCACCGCGCGACGGTTCCACTGGTCGACCCACTGCTTGCGGGCCACGTCCTGCGCCTCTGGCGTGAGCGCGTCGCCGTACTGGTCGCGGGCGCGTCCGCCGTGCGCGGCCGCGTGCTCGCTCAGTCGTGTGCCGTCGGTGAAGACGACGTCGACGGTGAAGGCCGTGGCGTCCCAGAAGTGCGGCAGGTCCGCCTCGGTGGGCTCGGTAGCGCCCTGCGGCAGCGTGCGTTCGGGGAACCAGACCCACGACAGTTCGTCGCCGGCTGCGACCACCCGACCGTCGAGGCCGGGGACGCGCGCCGCCACGGCGCCGTCACCCGATGGTCGTTCGACCAGCCACCCCTCCGAGGATCCGAAGCCGACACCGTTCCGCGCCGCGACGGCCGTCGTCGGCCCACCGCTCCGTTGCAGTTCTCGCACGGGTCCAGCGTATTTGGTCCAGCGTCTGGACGAAAACGCTCGGCGTGTCAGCCCTTGTTCTGCCCGGGCGCGTTCTCCGAGTTGCCCGGACCGGCGTCCGCTGAGGTGTCGGTCGTCGTGTCGGTCGTCGTGTCGGCCGCGCCGTCGGCTGGGTCGGCGCCGTCCTGCGGCTCCTGCACCGGGTTCGAGACCGGCGCGCTCGGCTCCGGACCGACGGACGGTTCCTGGCTGGGCTCGGCGGGCTCACTCGGCTGCTCGGCCGGCTCGGACGGCTGCTCCGCCGGCTCGGAGGGCTGCTGCTCGGCCGGCTGACTCGGCTGCTGCTGCTCCTGGCTCGGCTGCTGCTCCTCGCTCGGCTGCTGTTCTTCCTCGCTGGGCTGCTGCTCGGTCGGTGCGGTCGAGGTCGTGTCCGTCGGCGCCGGTGTGCCGTCGTCGTCGCCGTTCAGCGCGAACACCGCGACCCCGATGCCGACCAGCACCAGGACGACCACGACGATCGCCGTGATGATCGGTCCCTTGCGTCGCTTCTCGCGCTTCGCCGGGTCGTCGCCGGAGCCCGGTCGGACGGGCGGGGCCGCGGGGGGCACCCCGCCTCCTCCGCCGGTCGGGCCGCCGGCGCCGCGCTGGGCACCGAGGACGGTGGTCGACACGTCGTCCGCAGCGTTCGGCTGCTGTGCGTCCATCACGCGGGTCGCGTCGTCGGCGCCCGGCTGTCCACCCGGACGGGAGGCACCACTCGCCGGCATCACGCGGGTCGCGTCGTCCGCGTGCGCGGCCATCGGAGCCGTGGCTGCGGCGGCCGCACCGGCCGCGGCTGCTCCGGCTGCCGCGCCGGCACCGGCTGCCGTCAGCGTCCCGGGACCACCGGGCAGGAGCTGTGTGGCGGCCCCGGGCTCGTCGCGGCCCAGGGCGCGGAGTCGTTCGGCCGCCTCGGCCGCGCTCAGACGCTCGGACGGGTCCTGCGCGGTCATCACGTGCAGGAGCGTGCGCCAGGCCGTCGGCAAGTGCTGGTCGATCTCCGGGCTGCGGGTGAGTCGTGCAGTAGCGGACTCGATGGCGCTGCCCGGGAACGGTGTCTTGCCGGTCATGCACTCGAGGAGCACCAGCCCGAGCGCGTAGACGTCGGCCTTGCCGGTGATCTCCTGCGCCAGCACCTGCTCCGGCGCGAGGTACGCGGCCGTCCCCATCACGGTGCCCGTCCCCGTCACGCGCGAGGCGTCACGGAGCAGGGCGATGCCGAAGTCGGCGAGCTTGACGTGGCTGCCGTCGCGCTCGAGCAGCACGTTGGCGGGCTTCACGTCGCGGTGGACGATGCCCTGGGCGTGCACGGCGCTCAGCCCGTCGGCCACCTGTGCGCCGACGCGGGCGGCGGTCGTCGGGTCGAGCGGTCCTTCGCGCAGCCGGGTGGCCAGGTCGCTGCCGGGCACGAGCTCCATGACGAGGTACGAGTCCCCGTCGGCGTCGTCGAGGGCGGCGTCGTACAGGGTGACGAGGGCCGGGCTGCGCAGTGTCGCGAGCGTCTGGATCTCCGACTCGGCTCGGGCGCGTTCACCGTGGTCGACCGGTCCGATGCGGAACACCTTGACGGCGACCTCGCGGCCGAGCTGCTCGTCGACCGCGCGGTACACGGACGCCATGCCACCGTGTCCGAGCGTGCCCGTGACGCGGTACCTGCCGCCGAAGACCCGTTCTTCCATGACGGGCAACCTACCGGTAGCGGCTGACGGGGCCACTCATCCGTCGAGTCCCGGCGCTTGGTGAGCAGGAGGTGTCGGGTCCACGCGGTCGACCCGACCTCTTCTGCTCACCGAGCGGTACCGCTCCCCGACCGCATCGTGACCTGGACGACGTTCGAGGCCCGGAAGACACGGACTCCCTGCCGCTCGACCTCGGACAAGATGTCGAGATCGACGAGCCGAGCGACGGCGTTGCTGGCGGCCTGGT from Curtobacterium sp. MCJR17_020 includes:
- a CDS encoding serine/threonine-protein kinase yields the protein MEERVFGGRYRVTGTLGHGGMASVYRAVDEQLGREVAVKVFRIGPVDHGERARAESEIQTLATLRSPALVTLYDAALDDADGDSYLVMELVPGSDLATRLREGPLDPTTAARVGAQVADGLSAVHAQGIVHRDVKPANVLLERDGSHVKLADFGIALLRDASRVTGTGTVMGTAAYLAPEQVLAQEITGKADVYALGLVLLECMTGKTPFPGSAIESATARLTRSPEIDQHLPTAWRTLLHVMTAQDPSERLSAAEAAERLRALGRDEPGAATQLLPGGPGTLTAAGAGAAAGAAAAGAAAAATAPMAAHADDATRVMPASGASRPGGQPGADDATRVMDAQQPNAADDVSTTVLGAQRGAGGPTGGGGGVPPAAPPVRPGSGDDPAKREKRRKGPIITAIVVVVLVLVGIGVAVFALNGDDDGTPAPTDTTSTAPTEQQPSEEEQQPSEEQQPSQEQQQPSQPAEQQPSEPAEQPSEPAEQPSEPAEPSQEPSVGPEPSAPVSNPVQEPQDGADPADGAADTTTDTTTDTSADAGPGNSENAPGQNKG